In the genome of Terribacillus sp. FSL K6-0262, one region contains:
- a CDS encoding flagellar basal body-associated FliL family protein, with the protein MNAKVIIIILSAVIILGAGGYAAWSFFTSPTSEAKEPSASELAANSVTTDEITTDLEDGSIVRIQFQLITDGEKAKEEVTARQFQLKNIVIKEMTAMNKEDFQAGLTDLEKNLKKKLNEEMQEGSIEDVYTVSKVLQ; encoded by the coding sequence ATGAACGCTAAAGTTATCATTATCATTTTATCGGCTGTCATCATCCTGGGCGCTGGCGGCTATGCTGCTTGGAGCTTCTTCACGAGCCCCACATCGGAAGCGAAGGAACCTTCGGCGAGTGAGCTTGCTGCGAATTCCGTGACAACCGATGAAATAACGACGGACTTGGAGGATGGCAGTATCGTCCGAATCCAATTCCAGCTCATCACCGACGGTGAGAAAGCGAAGGAAGAAGTGACTGCAAGACAGTTTCAGCTGAAAAATATCGTGATCAAGGAAATGACCGCGATGAATAAGGAAGATTTCCAAGCCGGCTTGACAGACTTGGAGAAAAATCTGAAGAAAAAATTGAACGAAGAAATGCAAGAAGGCTCGATCGAGGATGTCTATACGGTCAGCAAAGTTTTACAATAA
- a CDS encoding response regulator: MGNRILIVDDAAFMRMMIKDILTKNGFEVVGEAQDGQQAVEKYKELTPDLVTMDITMPEMDGIAAMKEIKSQYPDAKVIMCSAMGQQAMVIDAIQAGAKDFIVKPFQADRVVEAIQKALS, from the coding sequence ATGGGAAACAGAATTCTAATCGTAGATGACGCTGCATTCATGCGTATGATGATCAAGGATATTTTGACAAAGAATGGCTTTGAAGTAGTAGGGGAAGCACAAGATGGCCAGCAGGCTGTAGAGAAATACAAAGAATTGACTCCTGATTTGGTGACGATGGACATCACAATGCCTGAAATGGATGGTATTGCAGCTATGAAGGAAATCAAAAGCCAATATCCAGATGCGAAAGTCATCATGTGTTCTGCCATGGGGCAGCAGGCGATGGTCATCGATGCCATTCAAGCTGGTGCGAAGGACTTTATCGTTAAACCATTCCAGGCAGATCGTGTTGTAGAGGCAATCCAAAAAGCATTGAGCTAA
- the fliM gene encoding flagellar motor switch protein FliM — MAEEVLSQNEIDALLSAISSGEMDADELKQDEKAKKVRTYDFKRALRFSKDQIRSITRIHENFARLLTTFYSAKLRTFVQISVASVDQLPYEEFIRSIPAMTILNTYSLSPLEGKILMEYDPNIAFAMLDRTLGGRGSSVNKINNLTEIETILMTQLFESGMENLKAAWQSIEDVDPLLEEFEINPQFLQMVSPNETVVVVTLNTTIGETSGMINICIPHVVLEPIVSKLSVHYWMQAPVDRQGNEREWRDLSTGIQQASVDLKAILGETSIQVEELMKLQEGDVLMLNQAIDHPLDIKVDNQVKFKAQPGKQKNRMAIQIMEEIETGGEEND, encoded by the coding sequence ATGGCAGAAGAGGTCTTATCACAGAATGAGATCGATGCACTGTTATCCGCAATATCTTCCGGTGAAATGGATGCAGATGAGCTGAAACAGGACGAGAAAGCCAAAAAAGTGAGAACGTATGACTTCAAACGGGCACTCCGCTTCTCGAAGGATCAGATACGCAGCATTACGCGTATCCATGAAAATTTTGCCAGGCTGCTGACGACATTCTACTCAGCCAAGCTAAGGACATTTGTCCAAATATCAGTAGCATCCGTCGATCAGCTACCATATGAGGAGTTCATTCGTTCCATCCCGGCGATGACGATTCTGAACACATATAGCCTGTCACCGCTGGAAGGCAAGATTTTGATGGAGTATGATCCGAACATCGCTTTTGCGATGCTTGATAGAACACTTGGCGGTCGCGGCAGCAGTGTCAACAAGATCAACAATCTGACTGAAATCGAAACAATACTCATGACGCAATTATTCGAATCCGGAATGGAAAACCTTAAAGCAGCATGGCAATCGATAGAGGATGTGGATCCTTTATTGGAAGAGTTTGAGATCAACCCGCAGTTCCTCCAAATGGTGTCACCAAATGAGACTGTCGTCGTTGTGACACTGAACACAACAATCGGTGAAACGTCAGGAATGATCAATATTTGTATTCCTCATGTCGTCCTGGAGCCGATTGTATCGAAGCTTTCCGTTCATTACTGGATGCAGGCTCCTGTGGACAGACAAGGCAATGAGAGAGAGTGGAGGGACCTGTCTACTGGCATACAGCAAGCTTCGGTCGACTTGAAGGCGATCCTTGGAGAGACTTCGATTCAGGTAGAGGAATTGATGAAGCTCCAGGAAGGCGATGTACTGATGCTGAACCAGGCGATCGATCATCCGCTTGATATAAAAGTGGACAACCAAGTGAAGTTTAAAGCACAGCCAGGCAAACAAAAAAATAGAATGGCGATACAAATAATGGAAGAGATTGAAACAGGGGGGGAAGAAAATGACTGA
- the fliY gene encoding flagellar motor switch phosphatase FliY — protein MTDNMLSQEEIDALLKGSDDSSTSTDDEQILPKEDLDSMEVDALGEIGNISFGSSATTLSTLLNQKVDITTPKTSIVKRSDLYEKFPQPNVAIEVSYTEGFSGTNLFVIKQRDAAIIADLMLGGDGNAPAEEFNEIHQSAVQEAMNQMMGAAATSMSTVFSKKVDISPPSIALMNLSEGTGADKLPADDQVVSVSFDLKIGDLIDSSIMQLLSTDFAKDMVNELLHPAASEPEVTAPPVQEAPSQAQPSVRETPVQTMQQTQTSQPAPNVQQAAFTSFDTPAAPTSGNPRNLDLLMDIPLKVSVELGRTKRTIKEILELSVGSVVELDKLAGEPVDIHVNDKLIAKGEVVVIEENFGVRVTDILSQSDRLKSIN, from the coding sequence ATGACTGACAATATGTTATCCCAAGAAGAGATAGATGCATTATTGAAGGGATCAGATGATAGTTCGACCAGCACAGATGATGAGCAGATCCTCCCTAAAGAAGATTTGGATTCGATGGAAGTGGATGCACTTGGAGAAATAGGCAATATCTCGTTCGGAAGTTCAGCAACTACATTATCGACACTTTTGAATCAAAAGGTGGACATCACAACGCCTAAAACCTCCATCGTCAAACGGTCTGATTTATACGAAAAATTCCCGCAGCCGAATGTGGCGATAGAGGTCAGCTATACCGAAGGATTTTCCGGGACGAACCTATTCGTCATCAAGCAGCGGGATGCTGCAATCATTGCGGATTTAATGCTTGGCGGTGACGGAAATGCACCAGCCGAAGAATTCAATGAGATCCATCAAAGTGCTGTACAGGAAGCGATGAACCAAATGATGGGTGCAGCTGCTACAAGCATGAGCACCGTATTCAGCAAGAAAGTGGATATTTCTCCGCCTTCCATTGCATTGATGAATCTATCCGAGGGTACTGGAGCCGATAAGCTGCCTGCTGATGATCAGGTAGTAAGTGTGTCATTCGATTTGAAAATCGGTGACTTGATCGACTCTTCCATCATGCAGCTGCTATCAACGGATTTTGCCAAGGATATGGTGAATGAGCTGCTGCATCCTGCTGCGTCGGAGCCGGAAGTCACAGCACCGCCGGTACAGGAAGCTCCAAGCCAAGCACAGCCGTCTGTCCGGGAAACACCTGTACAAACCATGCAGCAGACACAGACTTCCCAGCCTGCTCCGAATGTGCAGCAAGCAGCTTTCACAAGCTTTGATACACCAGCAGCACCGACGTCTGGGAATCCGCGCAACTTGGATTTGCTGATGGACATCCCTTTGAAAGTTTCCGTCGAGCTGGGCCGTACAAAGCGCACCATCAAGGAAATCCTGGAGCTGTCTGTCGGTTCCGTCGTGGAATTGGACAAGCTTGCGGGTGAGCCAGTGGATATCCACGTTAATGATAAATTGATTGCAAAAGGTGAAGTTGTCGTCATCGAAGAGAATTTCGGTGTACGTGTGACGGATATCCTTAGTCAATCCGATAGATTAAAATCAATCAACTAA
- a CDS encoding flagellar FlbD family protein: protein MIKLTKLNGETFTLNALFIEQIQSFPDTTITLTSSKKIIVRESEIEVARKIREFYQSIGLIGTKEKQEKNER from the coding sequence GTGATCAAATTAACTAAATTAAATGGAGAGACATTTACGTTGAATGCGCTTTTCATTGAGCAAATCCAATCGTTTCCCGATACGACAATCACACTCACATCCAGCAAAAAGATCATCGTTCGGGAGTCAGAGATAGAAGTGGCGAGGAAAATCCGTGAATTCTATCAATCTATCGGCTTGATCGGAACAAAGGAGAAACAAGAAAAAAATGAACGCTAA